The following are from one region of the Tachysurus fulvidraco isolate hzauxx_2018 chromosome 24, HZAU_PFXX_2.0, whole genome shotgun sequence genome:
- the LOC113655758 gene encoding cell adhesion molecule 4-like isoform X2: protein MASRPVRVLGWESAIGASYTQRDLSVQWQVDSLIDWIEEPICYGVFFTAPRQCEEKLNLVLYKTPDSISISLVNHTGAMVEGREYQLLCEIQNIAPVQYLTLRWYRGQTEVYNNTFSELSPATPVQVSSTLLITPSKAEDGAPYSCEAALELGLEGPQPSPRVKSEPLNINVHYPPDSFEPQQEFVELEDGDKITLNCSVGGNPPPLYSWSSLHLQETDDNQALFTASSSGSYTCTAYNLLGKSSKEFIIKLKSKGV from the exons ATGGCGTCCCGGCCTGTGCGTGTGTTAGGATGGGAATCAGCCATCGGAGCGTCGTACACTCAGCGTGACCTTTCAGTCCAGTGGCAGGTGGACAGCTTGATCGACTGGATCGAGGAGCCGATCTGCTACGGGGTTTTCTTCACTGCACCCAGACAGTGTGAAGAGAAGCTCAACCTTGTTCTATACA AAACTCCAGACAGCATCTCCATCAGCTTAGTGAACCACACCGGAGCCATGGTGGAAGGCAGAGAGTATCAGCTGCTGTGTGAGATACAGAACATCGCACCAGTTCAGTACCTCACGCTCAGATGGTACAGAGGACAGACTGAAGTTTATAATAACACCTTCTCTGAGCTGTCACCTGCCACCCCAGTCCAAGTGTCTTCTACCCTACTGATCACACCAAGCAAAGCAGAGGATGGAGCTCCATACAGCTGTGAGGCGGCACTGGAACTGGGACTGGAAGGACCTCAACCATCTCCCAGAGTGAAATCAGAGCCTCTCAACATTAACGTTCACT ACCCTCCGGACTCGTTCGAACCACAGCAGGAGTTTGTCGAGCTTGAGGACGGCGATAAGATCACTCTGAATTGCTCAGTAGGAGGAAATCCACCACCTCTGTACAGCTGGAGCTCACTTCACCTGCAGGAGACTGACGATAATCAGGCGCTCTTCACGGCTTCCTCCTCAGGCTCTTACACCTGTACTGCGTACAATTTACTGGGCAAATCCAGCAAGGAGTTCATCATCAAACTCAAATCCAAAG GTGTTTAG
- the LOC113655758 gene encoding cell adhesion molecule 4-like isoform X1: MLQIMLKCFVLFILQTVSGDDCSLEITPSRAVVRFGEAVSVICMASRPVRVLGWESAIGASYTQRDLSVQWQVDSLIDWIEEPICYGVFFTAPRQCEEKLNLVLYKTPDSISISLVNHTGAMVEGREYQLLCEIQNIAPVQYLTLRWYRGQTEVYNNTFSELSPATPVQVSSTLLITPSKAEDGAPYSCEAALELGLEGPQPSPRVKSEPLNINVHYPPDSFEPQQEFVELEDGDKITLNCSVGGNPPPLYSWSSLHLQETDDNQALFTASSSGSYTCTAYNLLGKSSKEFIIKLKSKGV, encoded by the exons ATGCTGCAGATTATGCTGAAATGTTTCGTCCTCTTCATCCTCCAAACAG TATCAGGTGATGACTGCTCTCTGGAGATTACCCCCTCGAGAGCGGTGGTGAGGTTTGGAGAAGCGGTGTCGGTCATCTGTATGGCGTCCCGGCCTGTGCGTGTGTTAGGATGGGAATCAGCCATCGGAGCGTCGTACACTCAGCGTGACCTTTCAGTCCAGTGGCAGGTGGACAGCTTGATCGACTGGATCGAGGAGCCGATCTGCTACGGGGTTTTCTTCACTGCACCCAGACAGTGTGAAGAGAAGCTCAACCTTGTTCTATACA AAACTCCAGACAGCATCTCCATCAGCTTAGTGAACCACACCGGAGCCATGGTGGAAGGCAGAGAGTATCAGCTGCTGTGTGAGATACAGAACATCGCACCAGTTCAGTACCTCACGCTCAGATGGTACAGAGGACAGACTGAAGTTTATAATAACACCTTCTCTGAGCTGTCACCTGCCACCCCAGTCCAAGTGTCTTCTACCCTACTGATCACACCAAGCAAAGCAGAGGATGGAGCTCCATACAGCTGTGAGGCGGCACTGGAACTGGGACTGGAAGGACCTCAACCATCTCCCAGAGTGAAATCAGAGCCTCTCAACATTAACGTTCACT ACCCTCCGGACTCGTTCGAACCACAGCAGGAGTTTGTCGAGCTTGAGGACGGCGATAAGATCACTCTGAATTGCTCAGTAGGAGGAAATCCACCACCTCTGTACAGCTGGAGCTCACTTCACCTGCAGGAGACTGACGATAATCAGGCGCTCTTCACGGCTTCCTCCTCAGGCTCTTACACCTGTACTGCGTACAATTTACTGGGCAAATCCAGCAAGGAGTTCATCATCAAACTCAAATCCAAAG GTGTTTAG